From one Desulfitibacter alkalitolerans DSM 16504 genomic stretch:
- a CDS encoding TRAP transporter permease, producing the protein MTNKTEHDKMKIEAKMKSLQSVEYNQELVIEDNVDTEEILEKYDSGYNYRKKVPFFWKWFIFLTTISLSVFHLYTAILGTLPSNQQRGFHLALALGLIFLLYPANKKDKPKVGVTSWISTLVLLAIVILFFVDGKIKLPLMAASIIVILLIHISKFFSKKYKSIPISDAILSLLGFGVGLYHFFFYQEIISRVGMYNQTDFIVAGTAVLLVIEGARRVIGIPIVMVATFMLFYAHYGPHLPFLDHRGFSVERIISHSFLSLEGILGIPIAISATFIYLYMMFGVILQKTGLEEFFSDLAMSMTGWMTGGTAKVGVLTSVFSGTITGSSVANTVGNGAFTIPMMKRSGYKPEFAAAVEAASSTGGQIMPPIMGSAAFLMIEFTGLQYAQILKAAIIPALLFFLAQFIFVHYESKRIGIMGVPKSQLASLSSLLLTRGYLLLPIIAIIYILSVGRSPMQAAMWGIYTALGINLIVMILAFIVKKYDKVKYKLTLIVFLEILSESARKALPVIAACACAGIIVGVITLTGLGLRIAGGILQLAQNKLFLTMFFTMIASIILGMGLPTTANYVITATMAAPALLAFDTVPVVAAHLFVFYFGIVADITPPVALAAYAGSGIAQSNPFKTSIIAVKIAVGAFLVPYMFVLSPALVLEAASVSKTILAICTAILGMFCIGTAMAGFIERKLFWYERALLVSAGLGLLYAHLFTDLLGAAVFVSIYISQLLYTKKRNKKNEPSLPA; encoded by the coding sequence TTGACTAACAAAACAGAACATGACAAGATGAAGATTGAAGCTAAAATGAAAAGTCTTCAATCAGTTGAATATAATCAAGAGCTGGTAATAGAGGATAATGTAGATACAGAAGAAATACTAGAAAAATATGATTCAGGTTATAACTACCGTAAAAAAGTTCCTTTTTTCTGGAAATGGTTTATTTTTTTAACTACCATATCCTTAAGCGTATTCCATTTATACACTGCAATATTGGGAACTTTACCGTCTAACCAGCAAAGGGGATTCCATCTCGCTCTTGCTTTAGGACTAATTTTTTTATTGTATCCAGCAAATAAAAAGGATAAGCCAAAGGTTGGAGTAACTAGCTGGATCAGCACTTTAGTATTACTTGCAATTGTTATACTATTTTTTGTTGATGGTAAAATTAAATTACCTCTAATGGCAGCTTCAATAATAGTAATTCTGCTCATACACATTTCAAAGTTCTTCAGTAAAAAATATAAATCTATTCCAATTTCCGATGCTATTTTAAGCTTATTAGGCTTCGGGGTAGGATTATACCATTTCTTTTTTTACCAAGAAATAATAAGTCGTGTAGGAATGTATAATCAAACAGATTTTATAGTAGCAGGTACTGCTGTTCTGCTTGTGATTGAGGGCGCTAGAAGGGTTATTGGTATACCAATTGTTATGGTTGCTACATTTATGCTGTTTTATGCTCATTACGGCCCCCATTTGCCCTTTTTGGATCATAGGGGATTTAGTGTAGAGAGGATTATTTCCCACTCCTTTTTGAGCTTGGAAGGCATATTAGGCATACCTATTGCTATATCAGCAACCTTCATATATTTATATATGATGTTTGGAGTAATACTACAAAAGACAGGTCTAGAAGAATTTTTTAGTGATCTGGCAATGTCTATGACAGGGTGGATGACTGGAGGAACTGCAAAGGTAGGGGTATTGACAAGTGTTTTTTCTGGGACAATTACAGGGAGTTCAGTTGCTAATACTGTTGGGAATGGTGCATTTACAATACCAATGATGAAGAGATCAGGATATAAGCCAGAATTTGCTGCAGCAGTTGAAGCTGCTTCATCAACAGGTGGACAGATAATGCCTCCTATAATGGGTTCTGCCGCCTTCCTTATGATTGAATTTACAGGCTTGCAGTATGCACAAATATTAAAAGCAGCAATTATACCTGCACTGCTGTTTTTTTTAGCCCAATTTATTTTTGTTCACTATGAATCAAAACGTATTGGAATTATGGGTGTTCCAAAGAGTCAATTAGCAAGTCTTTCAAGTTTATTACTAACTAGAGGTTATCTTCTGCTACCTATTATAGCTATAATTTATATCCTATCTGTGGGCAGGTCTCCAATGCAGGCTGCCATGTGGGGTATTTATACGGCATTGGGAATAAACCTGATTGTCATGATCCTGGCCTTCATAGTAAAAAAATATGATAAAGTCAAATACAAGCTAACACTAATTGTTTTCTTAGAAATTTTATCTGAATCTGCCAGAAAAGCATTACCTGTAATTGCTGCTTGTGCCTGTGCTGGTATCATTGTTGGCGTTATTACATTAACAGGCCTGGGGCTCAGAATTGCAGGAGGCATATTACAGTTAGCCCAAAATAAACTCTTTTTAACAATGTTCTTTACAATGATAGCAAGTATTATCCTTGGTATGGGCTTACCTACTACTGCAAATTATGTTATCACAGCTACAATGGCTGCTCCTGCATTACTTGCCTTTGATACTGTTCCAGTAGTAGCAGCTCACCTATTTGTTTTTTACTTTGGAATAGTAGCTGACATAACTCCTCCAGTTGCTTTAGCTGCTTATGCAGGTTCAGGTATTGCTCAAAGCAATCCTTTTAAAACCAGTATAATCGCTGTAAAAATAGCAGTAGGAGCTTTCCTTGTGCCTTATATGTTTGTACTCTCTCCAGCTCTGGTACTAGAGGCAGCTTCTGTATCTAAAACAATTCTTGCAATATGCACAGCAATTTTAGGAATGTTCTGTATAGGTACAGCAATGGCTGGATTTATAGAAAGAAAACTTTTCTGGTACGAAAGGGCCCTGTTGGTATCTGCAGGCTTGGGTTTACTCTACGCCCATTTATTTACTGATTTATTAGGAGCTGCAGTATTCGTATCAATATATATTTCCCAACTTTTATATACAAAAAAGAGAAACAAAAAAAATGAACCATCTTTACCTGCATAA
- a CDS encoding O-acetylhomoserine aminocarboxypropyltransferase/cysteine synthase family protein, protein MSNSFNFNTKVLHEGHVPDKETLSRAVPIYQTTSYLFEDTDHAARLFSLEEAGNIYTRIMNPTTDVLEKRVASLEGGVGALAVSSGQAAITLAILNICSSGDHVVSSASLYGGTFNLFAVTMKKLGIDVTMVKPEVAEMAGAITAKTKCLYIESIGNPKMDIPDIKALAKLAEEHNIPLIVDNTFATPYLCRPFEHGAHIVVHSATKFLGGHGTSIAGIIVDSGKFQWNMEKFPGLVEPDPSYHGVSYTEVCGPAAYIVKARVQLLRDIGCSLSPFNSFLLLQGIETLHLRMERHSENAFTAAKHLENHPHVSWVNYPGLKSHPYHERAQHYLPRGYGALMTFGIKGGIGEGKKFIDNLKLFSLLANIGDAKSLVIHPASTTHQQLTAAQRLASGVSDDLIRLSIGIEDVQDIINDLDNALEASQK, encoded by the coding sequence ATGAGCAACAGTTTTAATTTTAACACAAAAGTACTACATGAGGGGCATGTTCCAGACAAAGAGACCCTGTCCAGGGCAGTGCCAATTTACCAGACCACCAGTTACTTATTTGAAGATACTGACCATGCCGCTAGACTTTTTTCCCTGGAGGAAGCAGGAAACATCTATACAAGAATAATGAATCCTACTACTGATGTTCTTGAAAAAAGGGTAGCTTCTCTAGAAGGAGGGGTAGGGGCTTTAGCAGTTTCCTCAGGCCAGGCTGCAATTACCCTTGCTATTCTAAATATTTGCAGCTCAGGTGACCATGTTGTATCATCCGCCAGTCTCTATGGTGGAACCTTTAATTTATTTGCAGTGACCATGAAAAAACTAGGCATTGATGTAACCATGGTTAAGCCTGAAGTTGCTGAAATGGCTGGAGCTATTACTGCAAAAACAAAGTGTCTATATATAGAATCTATTGGCAACCCCAAAATGGATATTCCTGATATTAAAGCTCTAGCAAAACTAGCCGAGGAACATAACATACCTCTGATAGTGGATAATACCTTTGCCACCCCATATTTATGCCGTCCCTTTGAGCATGGGGCACATATAGTTGTACATTCTGCAACCAAATTTCTTGGTGGACATGGTACATCCATTGCCGGAATTATTGTAGATTCTGGCAAGTTTCAATGGAATATGGAAAAGTTCCCTGGACTTGTTGAACCAGATCCAAGTTACCATGGGGTGAGCTATACTGAAGTATGTGGGCCAGCAGCGTATATAGTTAAAGCACGTGTTCAGCTTTTAAGGGATATAGGATGCAGTCTCAGCCCTTTTAATTCCTTCTTGCTGCTTCAGGGAATTGAAACCCTTCACCTTAGAATGGAAAGGCACAGTGAAAATGCTTTCACAGCAGCAAAACACCTGGAAAACCATCCCCATGTAAGCTGGGTAAACTATCCCGGCCTTAAGAGCCACCCATATCATGAGCGGGCCCAGCACTACCTTCCAAGGGGCTACGGAGCTTTAATGACCTTTGGCATAAAGGGCGGAATTGGAGAAGGTAAAAAATTTATTGACAATCTGAAGCTATTTTCCCTGCTTGCCAATATTGGAGATGCCAAGTCTCTGGTTATCCATCCAGCAAGCACAACACACCAACAGCTAACTGCAGCGCAGAGATTAGCTAGTGGTGTAAGTGATGACCTGATACGTTTGTCAATAGGAATTGAAGATGTGCAGGATATAATTAATGACCTTGACAATGCATTAGAGGCTAGTCAAAAATAA
- a CDS encoding aspartate kinase, with protein MGIIVQKFGGSSVADAERIKRVAKRVVETKKLGHKVVAVVSAMGDNTDHLISLARQVSDAPSEREMDMLLATGEQVSIALLAMAIQSMGEAVISLTGPQAGIKTNNTHSKAKILDISSERLHQELDQGKIVIVAGFQGATINDEITTLGRGGSDTTAAAIAAALKADVCEIFTDVDGVYATDPRVVPNIKKLDTVSFDEMLELASLGAKVLQPRAVEFAKLYNVKLHVRSSFNYNQGTIVQEVNHMEKEIVVSGVAHDFNAVKMAVFGVPDKPGMACKIFKTLAEHAINVDMIVQSAKVNGVNDIAFTIEKQDMEKAKTLLEKISREINARGISCTDNIAKVSIVGAGMITNPGVAADMFEALAEANINLEMISTSEIKVSVIIEANDCIKAVKKLVEKFNLQDSDVATVAG; from the coding sequence ATGGGCATAATAGTTCAAAAGTTTGGCGGAAGCTCAGTAGCTGACGCTGAAAGAATTAAAAGGGTAGCAAAAAGGGTTGTTGAGACTAAAAAACTTGGTCATAAAGTTGTTGCTGTAGTATCAGCCATGGGTGACAATACTGACCATCTAATATCACTAGCCAGACAAGTTTCAGATGCTCCATCAGAGAGAGAAATGGATATGCTGTTGGCTACTGGGGAGCAGGTATCCATAGCACTTTTAGCCATGGCTATTCAATCAATGGGTGAGGCGGTTATTTCTCTAACTGGACCACAGGCAGGCATAAAGACCAACAATACCCACAGCAAAGCAAAAATACTTGACATTAGCTCTGAAAGACTTCACCAGGAGCTTGATCAGGGCAAAATTGTTATAGTGGCAGGTTTTCAGGGAGCCACCATCAATGATGAGATTACTACTCTAGGCAGAGGTGGGTCTGACACAACTGCGGCTGCCATTGCTGCAGCCCTAAAAGCAGATGTTTGTGAAATTTTTACTGATGTTGATGGAGTATATGCTACTGATCCTAGAGTTGTCCCAAACATTAAAAAGTTAGATACTGTGTCCTTTGATGAGATGCTGGAGCTTGCCAGCCTTGGAGCAAAGGTTCTGCAGCCAAGAGCAGTAGAATTTGCAAAATTATATAATGTCAAACTTCACGTCAGGTCAAGCTTTAATTATAATCAAGGAACCATTGTACAGGAGGTAAACCATATGGAAAAGGAAATTGTAGTAAGTGGTGTAGCCCATGACTTTAATGCCGTTAAAATGGCAGTATTTGGTGTCCCTGATAAGCCTGGAATGGCATGCAAAATATTTAAAACCCTTGCCGAGCATGCTATTAATGTGGACATGATAGTGCAAAGTGCCAAGGTAAACGGAGTAAATGATATTGCATTTACCATTGAAAAGCAAGACATGGAAAAAGCAAAAACCCTGCTAGAGAAAATCTCCAGGGAAATCAACGCCAGGGGAATAAGCTGTACAGATAATATTGCCAAGGTTAGTATAGTAGGTGCTGGAATGATAACCAACCCAGGTGTGGCTGCTGACATGTTTGAAGCCCTGGCAGAGGCAAATATAAACTTGGAAATGATAAGCACCTCAGAAATTAAAGTTTCCGTAATAATAGAAGCTAATGACTGCATCAAGGCTGTTAAAAAACTAGTAGAAAAGTTTAACCTGCAGGATAGTGATGTAGCTACAGTAGCTGGTTAG
- the thrB gene encoding homoserine kinase — translation MVVLRVPATTANLGPGFDTLGMALNMYNYIAMVETGNDLVIEVEGDGAEKVPRNTSNLVYKAASRVFQRVSHQPKGLRIKIENNIPMARGLGSSASVIVGGMVAANYITGSRLSYDQLLHMATCMEGHPDNVAPALIGGIVISAQFDEEIIYRRIQPPAGLTTVVAIPDYELSTREARNALPAKVPMDDAVYNMSRTSLLVWAFMNSDMELMGKAMEDKLHQPYRMSLIPGMDKVAQAAREMGAYSVALSGAGPTIIAFCTSNKSEAIGKTMKRTFKEAGVQCSIKDLTPETNGVKIIKEKGVQLWA, via the coding sequence ATGGTAGTACTGAGAGTACCTGCCACTACTGCTAACTTGGGGCCGGGGTTTGATACCCTGGGAATGGCCTTAAATATGTACAATTATATAGCTATGGTGGAGACAGGTAATGATCTAGTTATAGAGGTCGAGGGAGATGGAGCAGAAAAAGTACCAAGAAACACTTCAAATCTAGTCTATAAGGCTGCATCAAGGGTATTCCAAAGGGTTAGCCACCAGCCAAAAGGTCTAAGAATAAAAATAGAAAACAATATACCCATGGCTCGAGGTTTAGGAAGCAGTGCTTCAGTAATTGTTGGAGGGATGGTAGCCGCTAATTATATTACCGGCTCCAGGTTAAGCTATGACCAACTCCTTCATATGGCAACCTGCATGGAAGGTCATCCGGATAATGTAGCTCCAGCATTAATTGGAGGAATTGTAATAAGTGCACAATTTGATGAAGAAATTATCTATAGAAGAATCCAGCCGCCTGCTGGTTTAACTACGGTGGTTGCAATACCAGACTATGAGTTGTCTACTAGAGAGGCCAGGAACGCTCTACCTGCAAAGGTACCAATGGATGATGCTGTATATAATATGAGTCGTACAAGCCTGTTAGTATGGGCATTTATGAATTCAGACATGGAATTGATGGGCAAAGCAATGGAGGACAAACTCCATCAGCCATATAGAATGTCACTAATTCCAGGAATGGATAAGGTTGCCCAGGCTGCCAGGGAAATGGGTGCCTATTCTGTAGCACTAAGTGGGGCTGGTCCAACAATCATTGCATTTTGTACAAGCAATAAATCAGAAGCTATTGGTAAAACAATGAAAAGAACTTTTAAAGAGGCAGGAGTACAATGTTCAATCAAGGATTTAACTCCTGAGACAAATGGTGTTAAAATAATAAAAGAGAAAGGGGTGCAGCTATGGGCATAA
- a CDS encoding DUF1850 domain-containing protein: MKLSAKKSTLTGALCLKMLIIIAVTILTFNYFNDRTVLQIVNHNTGELLYEKNLNVGDQIKLKYIHSVTKQPVYEIFVVYDKSTLALKEMLYDSFGANLPVGPETTATETTKFIVEENYYRIVYENRRFDVIPLRVGQVIADHTLIFKDEDTIRLLDIVEGGAYVEVHVKPLIGSFWKGRWLKID, translated from the coding sequence ATGAAACTGTCTGCCAAAAAGAGCACCTTAACTGGTGCTCTTTGCCTGAAAATGCTTATTATTATAGCTGTTACTATTTTAACATTTAATTATTTCAATGATAGGACAGTACTGCAAATAGTCAATCATAATACAGGTGAGCTTTTATATGAGAAAAATCTAAATGTTGGTGACCAAATAAAACTTAAATATATACATTCAGTCACAAAGCAGCCTGTATACGAGATCTTTGTGGTGTACGATAAAAGTACATTGGCATTAAAAGAAATGCTTTATGATTCCTTTGGAGCAAATCTTCCTGTAGGACCAGAGACAACTGCTACAGAAACCACTAAATTCATTGTGGAAGAGAACTATTATCGAATAGTTTATGAGAATAGACGTTTTGATGTCATTCCTTTAAGGGTAGGTCAGGTAATTGCAGATCACACTCTAATTTTTAAGGATGAAGATACTATAAGACTATTAGATATTGTTGAAGGAGGTGCTTATGTAGAAGTCCACGTGAAGCCGTTAATAGGAAGCTTTTGGAAAGGAAGGTGGCTTAAGATTGACTAA
- a CDS encoding transposase, producing MSGKLSWKDVLINQLIKGGFSKEESHSVYLVEMEARKFFDFDGIVPSSLILQNIEQDKKEIQYFWESDSVEALCPFCGALSTRPSSDYYTKLIQDIPYNNKAVYHVIRFNRYFCENSECKYEEFIERFSHFSEEKARKTVRFKKYCIERSLGCGCNHAEYELRMEGAVISNDTLGRYLKSEAAAKIEDNITRDDVKVLAVDDINLRKGDKKSGCTVLLDEETHKVLIIIKGTTKEMTRRALEMFPSAQFFSRDRATAYSSAGAECGKIQIADRFHLIKNAQEAIKNALMASIPATIFIRDGDGWVQTTPEDSVNSTSYFYVPDERAEEYIKLAGLTPAKARKYRNTLKLLELADKGLKTADIAKEMDVPYKDVQALRRSAASTLRYVEDRIKKNIDAQNNAIENREERQGSHTPKTVGGPNVRPASETIVEPYRETVMAMVKSGGNHRTIYPVIQEMGYTGSSNAIYQYILKLRKEVPDQLNRKLTEMPPEMTLESYPRDKIYSAILKEASNSRPGNAENSEQDTKSEATKKTPKANNSPFSTKVTELILGPEKEIPEEKEKPKKKPTLP from the coding sequence ATGTCAGGTAAATTGAGTTGGAAAGACGTCCTCATAAATCAGTTAATAAAGGGCGGTTTCAGCAAAGAGGAATCACACTCGGTCTATCTGGTTGAAATGGAAGCAAGAAAGTTTTTTGATTTCGATGGAATAGTGCCAAGCAGTCTGATACTGCAGAACATTGAGCAGGACAAGAAAGAAATACAGTACTTCTGGGAATCGGATTCTGTGGAAGCACTATGCCCATTTTGCGGAGCGCTGAGCACAAGGCCGAGCAGCGACTACTACACCAAGCTAATACAAGATATACCATACAACAACAAGGCTGTGTATCACGTCATACGCTTCAACAGATACTTCTGCGAGAATTCAGAGTGTAAATACGAGGAATTCATTGAGCGATTCAGTCATTTTTCCGAAGAGAAAGCAAGGAAAACGGTTCGTTTCAAAAAATACTGTATAGAACGTTCACTTGGATGTGGATGCAACCATGCGGAATACGAGCTAAGGATGGAAGGCGCTGTGATAAGTAATGATACACTTGGGAGGTATTTAAAATCCGAAGCCGCGGCAAAAATTGAAGACAACATAACGCGGGATGATGTGAAAGTGTTGGCTGTAGACGACATTAACCTGCGCAAGGGAGACAAAAAGTCGGGTTGTACCGTACTGCTGGACGAAGAGACGCATAAGGTTTTAATCATCATAAAAGGCACGACAAAAGAAATGACCAGGCGTGCATTGGAGATGTTCCCCTCAGCACAGTTTTTTAGCAGAGACAGGGCAACTGCATATTCTTCAGCAGGTGCTGAGTGTGGGAAGATACAAATCGCGGATCGGTTCCACCTAATCAAGAATGCACAGGAAGCGATCAAAAACGCGCTGATGGCATCTATTCCGGCGACAATATTCATACGTGACGGGGATGGTTGGGTACAGACAACACCGGAGGATTCCGTCAATTCCACGTCATATTTTTACGTTCCGGATGAGAGGGCTGAGGAATATATAAAGCTTGCGGGGCTGACACCTGCCAAGGCCAGAAAATACAGAAACACCTTAAAACTATTGGAACTGGCGGACAAAGGCCTGAAAACAGCCGACATAGCAAAGGAAATGGATGTGCCGTATAAGGACGTGCAGGCTCTCCGCAGGAGTGCCGCCAGCACACTTCGCTATGTTGAAGACAGGATCAAAAAAAATATTGATGCTCAGAACAATGCCATAGAAAACCGCGAAGAAAGACAAGGTAGTCATACACCAAAGACAGTGGGAGGTCCGAATGTGCGACCGGCAAGTGAAACCATAGTCGAACCGTATAGAGAAACGGTTATGGCCATGGTGAAGTCAGGCGGAAATCACAGAACGATATACCCGGTTATTCAGGAGATGGGCTATACCGGCAGCAGTAATGCCATTTATCAATATATTTTGAAACTGCGCAAGGAAGTTCCGGATCAACTCAATCGCAAACTGACCGAGATGCCTCCTGAAATGACACTGGAAAGCTATCCCAGAGACAAAATATATTCAGCGATTTTGAAAGAAGCATCAAATAGTCGACCAGGAAATGCAGAGAACAGCGAGCAGGACACAAAATCTGAAGCAACAAAGAAAACCCCTAAGGCTAACAACTCGCCTTTCAGCACAAAAGTGACCGAACTGATTTTGGGGCCTGAAAAGGAAATACCTGAGGAAAAGGAAAAACCTAAAAAAAAACCAACTCTTCCATAA
- a CDS encoding ACT domain-containing protein, protein MSKRDNDEQKFFLVRADILPEAILKTAQAKDIISKGKVETVNQAVDKVGLSRSAFYKYRDGVFPLQDPLKGTIVSLSMLLEHRAGILSQVLNTIARANANILTINQNIPLQGVGHVTISVEIAQMSVSLDKLLKNLSDLAGVVKVELVGQA, encoded by the coding sequence ATGTCAAAAAGAGACAATGATGAACAAAAGTTTTTCCTTGTAAGAGCAGACATTCTCCCTGAAGCAATTTTAAAAACAGCCCAGGCCAAGGATATAATCAGCAAGGGGAAGGTTGAAACAGTTAATCAGGCAGTTGATAAGGTTGGATTAAGCAGGAGTGCCTTTTATAAATACAGGGATGGTGTTTTTCCACTGCAAGACCCTCTTAAAGGCACCATAGTTAGCTTGTCAATGCTTTTAGAACACAGGGCAGGTATTTTATCACAGGTATTAAATACCATTGCCAGGGCTAATGCTAATATATTGACCATCAACCAGAATATACCTTTACAAGGTGTAGGGCATGTAACTATTTCCGTAGAAATAGCTCAAATGAGTGTTTCATTAGATAAATTACTTAAAAATCTAAGTGACCTGGCTGGAGTTGTAAAGGTTGAACTCGTTGGACAGGCATAA
- a CDS encoding homoserine dehydrogenase, with protein MDTIKVGLLGLGTVGTGVAKVLKNNQDSITKKVGKPVELAKVLVNNTKKQRSITLPDGVITDKPEDVLDNPEISIIVEVMGGIEPAKDYIIRALDNDKHVVTANKDLIAIHGKELFEAAQNKNSDLFFEASVAGGIPIIRPLKECLAGNRLEQVMGIINGTTNYILTKMTQEGSDFSEVLKEAQDLGYAEADPTADIEGYDAARKIAILASVAFGTRVTFSDVYVEGITKITAEDIQYARDLGYVIKLLGIANSINGHVEVRVHPAFIPKHHPLAAVNDVFNAIFIKGDAIGEAMFFGRGAGEMPTASAVVGDIVAAARDIVYGVTGRISCTCFEEKPIIKIGEIQSEYYLRLKVADKPGVLASIAGVFGNHDVSIASVVQKSTGKNGKAEIVLITHKVNENSIRDALQIIGGMSIVDTISNVIRVEGGNK; from the coding sequence ATGGACACAATTAAAGTTGGTTTATTAGGTCTAGGAACAGTAGGTACTGGTGTGGCAAAGGTTTTAAAAAATAATCAGGATAGTATTACCAAAAAGGTTGGCAAACCTGTAGAGCTGGCAAAGGTTCTGGTGAACAACACTAAAAAACAGCGATCTATAACATTGCCAGATGGAGTTATAACTGATAAGCCTGAGGATGTACTAGACAATCCTGAGATTAGTATTATAGTGGAGGTCATGGGTGGTATTGAGCCTGCCAAGGATTATATCATTAGAGCTTTAGATAATGACAAGCATGTTGTCACCGCTAACAAGGATTTGATTGCCATTCATGGAAAGGAATTATTTGAAGCGGCTCAAAACAAGAATAGTGATCTTTTCTTTGAAGCAAGTGTAGCTGGCGGCATCCCAATTATTAGACCTTTAAAAGAATGTTTAGCAGGAAATAGATTAGAGCAGGTTATGGGAATTATTAATGGGACCACCAACTATATATTAACTAAAATGACCCAGGAGGGCTCTGATTTTAGTGAGGTTCTTAAGGAGGCCCAGGATTTAGGGTATGCAGAAGCAGATCCAACAGCTGATATAGAAGGCTATGATGCAGCAAGAAAGATAGCCATTCTAGCTTCTGTAGCTTTTGGCACCAGGGTAACCTTTTCAGATGTTTATGTAGAAGGTATAACTAAAATAACAGCTGAAGACATTCAATATGCCAGGGATTTAGGCTATGTTATTAAACTATTAGGTATTGCCAACAGCATTAATGGTCACGTTGAAGTTAGAGTTCATCCGGCATTCATACCAAAGCATCATCCCCTGGCCGCTGTAAATGATGTTTTCAATGCCATTTTCATAAAAGGTGATGCCATTGGTGAAGCCATGTTTTTTGGCAGGGGTGCAGGTGAGATGCCCACAGCAAGTGCTGTGGTAGGAGACATAGTGGCCGCCGCTAGAGACATTGTATATGGTGTTACCGGAAGAATTTCCTGTACATGTTTTGAAGAAAAGCCTATAATTAAGATTGGTGAAATACAAAGTGAATACTATTTAAGACTTAAGGTTGCTGACAAACCTGGAGTACTTGCCAGCATTGCAGGCGTTTTTGGCAATCATGATGTCAGTATAGCTTCAGTTGTACAAAAGAGCACTGGTAAAAATGGCAAGGCTGAAATAGTATTGATTACCCATAAGGTAAATGAGAATAGTATTAGAGATGCTTTACAAATTATTGGTGGTATGTCTATAGTAGACACCATTTCAAATGTTATTCGTGTCGAAGGGGGAAACAAGTAA
- the thrC gene encoding threonine synthase, with the protein MHWQGLIKEYAAYLPVTSNTPFVTLLEGNTPLVKSENLSKELDLNLFFKYEGLNPTGSFKDRGMVMAVAKAVEKGSKAIMCASTGNTSAAAAAYAARCGLKCIVLIPDGNIALGKLAQALIYGAQVLAIEGNFDEALEIVKEITNEYPITLVNSLNPYRIEGQKTAAFEVSDALGRAPDFLAIPVGNAGNITAYWKGFKEYYDAGKNASCPKMLGFQAAGAAPIVKNQVVENPETVATAIRIGNPASWQGAKNAINESQGLIDSVTDDEILAAYKLLASKEGIFAEPASAASIAGVLKYKSKGLFKSGDTVVCVLTGHGLKDPQNAIKQIAEPVKIPAQKSAVLDIINS; encoded by the coding sequence ATGCATTGGCAGGGCTTAATTAAAGAATATGCAGCATATCTACCTGTAACAAGCAATACACCATTTGTTACACTATTAGAGGGAAATACCCCTTTAGTTAAAAGTGAAAACCTATCCAAAGAGCTGGATTTAAACCTGTTTTTCAAATATGAGGGCTTAAATCCTACTGGTTCCTTTAAAGATAGGGGCATGGTTATGGCAGTAGCCAAGGCAGTTGAGAAAGGATCAAAGGCAATAATGTGTGCCTCTACTGGAAATACATCTGCAGCCGCTGCGGCTTATGCTGCGCGCTGTGGTTTAAAATGTATTGTTTTAATACCTGATGGGAACATAGCCCTTGGCAAGCTTGCCCAGGCACTGATTTATGGAGCACAGGTTCTGGCCATAGAAGGTAATTTTGACGAAGCACTAGAAATAGTTAAAGAGATTACAAATGAATACCCTATAACCCTTGTTAATTCATTAAATCCATATAGAATTGAGGGTCAAAAGACTGCAGCCTTTGAAGTTTCCGATGCCCTGGGAAGGGCACCTGACTTTTTGGCAATTCCAGTAGGCAATGCCGGAAATATTACAGCATATTGGAAAGGGTTCAAGGAATACTATGATGCGGGGAAAAATGCCAGCTGTCCTAAAATGTTAGGTTTCCAAGCTGCAGGAGCTGCACCAATTGTGAAAAATCAAGTAGTTGAAAACCCTGAAACTGTGGCAACTGCCATCAGGATAGGAAATCCGGCAAGCTGGCAGGGAGCAAAAAATGCCATAAACGAATCACAAGGACTTATAGATAGTGTAACTGATGACGAAATCCTAGCTGCTTACAAGCTCCTGGCATCAAAAGAGGGTATCTTTGCCGAGCCTGCATCAGCTGCTTCAATAGCAGGGGTTTTAAAATATAAGAGCAAGGGATTATTTAAAAGTGGTGATACTGTAGTTTGTGTACTAACTGGTCATGGGTTAAAGGATCCACAAAACGCCATCAAGCAAATTGCCGAGCCTGTTAAAATACCTGCCCAAAAATCAGCTGTTCTTGATATAATAAATAGTTAG